A single Xenopus laevis strain J_2021 chromosome 3S, Xenopus_laevis_v10.1, whole genome shotgun sequence DNA region contains:
- the ltc4s.1.S gene encoding leukotriene C4 synthase isoform X1 — protein sequence MHDQVAFLAFVTLAAVLEQAYFSMQVIWARRKYKVSPPSTSGHPCFERVFRAQLNCSEYFSLFISVLWVSGLFFHQGTSSVFGLLYLYTRYAYFHGYAESAQGRLKPMYASATILWILIGLSTAGLLDYLLSAYFRVEILKSLGRWFL from the exons ATGCATGACCAGGTGGCTTTTCTGGCATTCGTTACACTGGCCGCAGTCTTGGAACAAG CGTATTTCTCCATGCAAGTTATCTGGGCACGCAGAAAATATAAAGTCTCACCTCCTAGCACTTCTGGACATCCATGTTTTGAACGAGTTTTTCGAGCACA ATTGAATTGTTCCGaatatttttctctgtttatCTCAGTTCTCTGGGTGTCTGGATTATTTTTTCACCAGG GAACGTCTTCAGTATTTGGTTTGTTGTACCTGTATACACGATATGCCTATTTTCATGGCTATGCTGAATCTGCTCAAGGAAG GCTAAAACCGATGTACGCCAGCGCCACGATTCTTTGGATTCTTATTGGCCTATCGACTGCAGGCCTGTTGGACTACTTACTCTCTGCTTATTTCAGAGTTGAAATTTTGAAGAGTTTAGGACGATGGTTTTTATGA
- the ltc4s.1.S gene encoding leukotriene C4 synthase isoform X2, whose translation MQVIWARRKYKVSPPSTSGHPCFERVFRAQLNCSEYFSLFISVLWVSGLFFHQGTSSVFGLLYLYTRYAYFHGYAESAQGRLKPMYASATILWILIGLSTAGLLDYLLSAYFRVEILKSLGRWFL comes from the exons ATGCAAGTTATCTGGGCACGCAGAAAATATAAAGTCTCACCTCCTAGCACTTCTGGACATCCATGTTTTGAACGAGTTTTTCGAGCACA ATTGAATTGTTCCGaatatttttctctgtttatCTCAGTTCTCTGGGTGTCTGGATTATTTTTTCACCAGG GAACGTCTTCAGTATTTGGTTTGTTGTACCTGTATACACGATATGCCTATTTTCATGGCTATGCTGAATCTGCTCAAGGAAG GCTAAAACCGATGTACGCCAGCGCCACGATTCTTTGGATTCTTATTGGCCTATCGACTGCAGGCCTGTTGGACTACTTACTCTCTGCTTATTTCAGAGTTGAAATTTTGAAGAGTTTAGGACGATGGTTTTTATGA
- the cdkn2aipnl.S gene encoding CDKN2A interacting protein N-terminal like S homeolog produces MAAEFVRKFQSFSESDKQWRAREEFIIRNLNRFEDESEIDQLLALSMVWANHVFMGCRYSNELLEKVCGMAEGIVVEDAPHFTTRDEIMKQRNQ; encoded by the exons ATGGCGGCTGAGTTTGTCAGGAAATTTCAAAGCTTTTCAGAGAGCGATAAGCAATGGCGAGCGAGAGAAGAATTTATTATTCGGAACCTGAATCGTTTCGAGGATGAGAGCGAGATAGATCAGCTGCTGGCGTTATCTATGGTCTGGGCTAACCACGTGTTCATGGGCTGCCG TTACAGCAATGAACTTTTGGAAAAAGTCTGTGGTATGGCGGAAGGCATTGTAGTGGAAGATGCTCCACATTTTACAACTAGAGATGAAATCATGAAACAG cGGAATCAGTAG